One Cucumis sativus cultivar 9930 chromosome 1, Cucumber_9930_V3, whole genome shotgun sequence DNA segment encodes these proteins:
- the LOC101215312 gene encoding enoyl-[acyl-carrier-protein] reductase, mitochondrial, producing the protein MALVALKFINGSRLFFHRTHIPSNSRTIRAFSVIMSPPSTAVVYDLHGPPDTVTRVINLPPVEMKANDVCVKMLAAPINPSDINRIEGVYPVRPEVPAVGGYEGVGEVHSVGNAVQGLSPGDWVIPSPPSSGTWQTYVVKDQSVWHKINKEVPMEYAATVTVNPLTALRMLEDFVSLKAGDSVVQNGATSIVGQCIIQLAKIRGIHSINIIRDRAGSDKSKEKLKRLGADEIFSESQLEVKNVKSLLANLPEPALGFNCVGGNAATLVLKFLRQGGTMVTYGGMSKKPITVSTSSFIFKDVSLRGFWLQKLMGIDKANESRKLIDYLLDLARQEKLKYEMEVVPFDNFHIALNKALGKQGSQPKQVIKF; encoded by the exons ATGGCGTTGGTAGCTCTCAAATTCATCAATGGATCACGTCTCTTTTTCCATCGAACCCATATCCCATCAAATTCAAGAACCATACGAGCTTTCTCCGTGATTATGTCTCCACCCTCCACAGCCGTCGTCTACGATCTCCATGGTCCTCCAGACACCGTTACCAG AGTGATTAACTTACCGCCGGTTGAAATGAAAGCTAACGACGTCTGTGTTAAAATGCTGGCGGCTCCGATCAACCCCTCCGATATCAACCGCATTGAAG GTGTATACCCTGTGAGGCCCGAAGTGCCGGCTGTTGGAGGATATGAGGGAGTTGGTGAAGTGCATTCAGTGGGCAACGCTGTTCAGGGTCTTTCACCTGGTGATTGGGTTATCCCATCTCCACCTTCTTCTG GGACATGGCAGACTTATGTTGTGAAAGATCAGAGTGTTTGGCACAAAATCAACAAGGAAGTACCCATGGAATATGCTGCTACTGTTACAGTTAATCCTTTGACTGCTCTGAGAATGCTGGAGGATTTTGTCTCTTTAAAAGCAG GAGACTCGGTTGTTCAAAATGGAGCGACAAGCATAGTTGGACAATGTATAATTCAGCTCGCTAAGATTCGCGGCATCCATAGCATAAATATCATACGTGATAG GGCAGGGTCTgacaaatcaaaagaaaaacttaagaGACTTGGAGCTGATGAAATTTTCAGTGAGAGTCAGCTTGAAGTAAAGAATGTTAAGAGTCTCTTG GCTAACCTTCCTGAACCTGCTTTGGGATTTAACTGTGTTGGAGGCAATGCTGCCACATTGGTTCTCAAGTTCTTGAG GCAAGGAGGAACAATGGTAACGTATGGTGGCATGTCTAAGAAACCAATTACAGTGTCGACctcatctttcatttttaag GATGTTTCTCTGAGGGGATTTTGGTTGCAAAAATTGATGGGTATAGATAAAGCAAACGAGAGCAGGAAGTTGATAGATTACCTACTGGATTTGGCTCGTCAAGAGAAGTTAAAATACGA GATGGAGGTGGTTCCTTTTGACAATTTTCACATTGCACTCAACAAGGCGCTTGGAAAACAGGGAAGCCAACCTAAACAGGTTATCAAATTCTAA